In a genomic window of Primulina huaijiensis isolate GDHJ02 chromosome 10, ASM1229523v2, whole genome shotgun sequence:
- the LOC140987018 gene encoding G-type lectin S-receptor-like serine/threonine-protein kinase LECRK3: protein MALAFFCRVLFFTIFILLLPLSSIAQKYSNVTLGSFLIAGNTNSRWISPSGEFAFGFQRIVPDGGYLLAIWFDKIPEKTIVWSANRDSPSEEGSRIQLFTDGRFELDGPRGNLILTDARSGPGGVAYGAMLDSGNFVLALNTSDIVWQSFDHPTDTLLPTQILNQGNSLISSYSETNFSVGRFVCTVRDDGKLVLQSKNFPMDNNMYTYWSTNNTDPGSRLMFNQSGYIFLAANNGSILEFLSNNGLWTGQIYQRAILEYDGVFRHYVYPKSADSTGGRPMKWSILDFSPLDICVLFLGDTSPGACGFNSFCAAGNDGRPICSCPDGYSPMDSNIRMSGCKPNFVLPNCDQQSQESEHFRFEELLSIDFVAADYMGYRSMDEDQCRQACLDDCFCAAVVYENRNCWKKRFPLSNGQKNSQFNGKTLIKIRRDNTTAVTSSPNPETNESSRSTLIITLSVLFGISMFLFLVTSISWFSFHLKGRKPNNLGPYSNLPGEYLRSFSYNELQEATNGFKEELGQGACSTVYKGALKDETDKVIAVKKLNKIDTEAEKEFKAEVSSICRTNHKNLVKLLGYCEEGQNRLLVYEFMTNGSLASFLFQKSKPSWYRRVQIAIETAKGLCYLHEECCIQIIHCDIKPQNVLLDESFTAKISDFGLAKLLMTDQTRTTTAIRGTRGYVAPEWFRNMPITSKVDVYSFGIMLLELVCCRKKVESHVEDETEVILVDWAYDCYETGTLKLLMENDEQAIDDIKRFKKFVMIGIWCVQEDPSLRPNMKRVVQMLEGTIDVPNPPHPESFII from the coding sequence ATGGCTTTAGCATTTTTTTGTAGAGTATTGTTTTTTACAATATTCATATTGCTTCTTCCATTATCATCTATTGCCCAAAAATACAGCAATGTTACTTTGGGTTCTTTTTTAATCGCTGGAAACACAAATTCCAGATGGATATCACCGTCTGGTGAATTTGCTTTTGGCTTCCAGAGGATTGTGCCCGACGGAGGCTACTTGCTGGCTATCTGGTTCGACAAAATACCGGAGAAAACGATAGTCTGGTCCGCTAATCGTGACAGTCCATCCGAAGAAGGATCAAGGATCCAGCTTTTTACAGATGGAAGGTTTGAACTCGATGGTCCAAGAGGCAATCTGATTTTGACTGATGCTAGATCAGGACCAGGTGGGGTTGCCTATGGTGCCATGCTTGACAGTGGTAACTTTGTGCTGGCTCTCAATACTTCAGATATAGTGTGGCAGAGTTTTGATCATCCAACCGATACATTGTTGCCTACCCAGATACTTAATCAAGGCAATAGTCTAATATCCAGCTATTCAGAAACCAACTTCTCTGTGGGCAGATTCGTTTGCACGGTGCGAGATGATGGAAAACTTGTGTTACAGTCCAAAAACTTCCCTATGGATAACAACATGTATACATATTGGTCGACGAACAATACCGACCCTGGAAGCAGATTGATGTTCAACCAGTCTGGCTACATATTTCTTGCAGCAAATAATGGTAGCATACTTGAGTTCTTGTCAAACAATGGGTTATGGACTGGCCAAATCTATCAGAGAGCAATACTGGAATATGATGGGGTTTTCAGACACTATGTCTATCCTAAGTCTGCTGATTCAACTGGTGGAAGGCCGATGAAGTGGTCCATTTTGGATTTTTCTCCTCTGGATATATGTGTGTTATTTCTCGGAGACACCTCTCCGGGTGCCTGTGGTTTCAACAGTTTTTGTGCAGCAGGAAATGATGGGAGGCCGATTTGTAGTTGCCCTGATGGATATTCTCCCATGGATTCAAACATCAGGATGAGTGGATGCAAACCGAATTTCGTATTACCTAATTGTGATCAGCAGTCGCAAGAATCTGAACACTTTAGGTTCGAAGAATTGCTCAGCATCGATTTTGTTGCGGCAGATTATATGGGTTACAGATCGATGGACGAGGATCAGTGTCGACAGGCTTGCCTTGATGATTGTTTTTGTGCTGCTGTGGTTTACGAAAATCGTAATTGCTGGAAGAAGAGATTCCCTCTTTCTAACGGACAAAAAAATTCCCAATTCAATGGAAAGACTTTGATAAAAATACGGAGAGATAACACAACCGCAGTCACTTCTAGCCCTAATCCTGAAACAAATGAGAGCAGCAGATCGACTCTGATCATTACATTATCCGTTTTGTTTGGCATTTCAATGTTTTTATTCTTAGTTACATCGATCTCGTGGTTTTCTTTTCATTTAAAAGGAAGAAAACCAAATAATCTTGGTCCATATTCAAATCTTCCAGGAGAATACTTGAGAAGCTTTAGCTATAATGAGCTACAAGAAGCTACAAATGGATTCAAGGAAGAATTAGGTCAAGGTGCTTGCTCAACAGTGTACAAAGGAGCCCTGAAGGATGAAACTGACAAAGTAATTGCTGTGAAAAAGCTGAACAAGATCGACACAGAAGCTGAGAAAGAATTCAAAGCCGAAGTGAGCTCAATATGCAGAACTAACCACAAAAATCTAGTCAAGTTACTAGGATACTGTGAGGAAGGCCAAAACAGGCTTTTGGTGTATGAGTTCATGACCAATGGCTCATTAGCAAGCTTTCTTTTCCAGAAATCGAAGCCCAGTTGGTACAGAAGAGTGCAAATTGCAATTGAAACTGCGAAAGGCCTTTGCTATTTGCACGAAGAATGCTGCATCCAAATCATACACTGTGATATAAAGCCTCAAAACGTACTCTTAGATGAATCCTTTACAGCAAAAATATCGGATTTTGGATTAGCCAAGCTTTTGATGACTGATCAGACAAGGACCACAACTGCTATCAGAGGGACCAGAGGGTATGTAGCTCCGGAGTGGTTTAGAAATATGCCAATTACAAGCAAAGTGGATGTTTACAGTTTCGGAATCATGTTGCTCGAGCTTGTGTGCTGCAGAAAGAAGGTCGAAAGTCATGTTGAGGATGAAACAGAGGTGATTCTTGTTGATTGGGCTTATGATTGTTATGAAACAGGGACATTAAAGCTATTGATGGAAAACGATGAGCAGGCCATTGATGATATCAAACGATTCAAGAAATTCGTGATGATAGGCATTTGGTGTGTTCAAGAGGATCCATCATTGCGGCCTAATATGAAGAGAGTGGTGCAAATGCTTGAAGGAACAATCGATGTGCCTAATCCTCCACATCCTGAATCTTTCATTATTTAG